One Thalassoglobus sp. JC818 genomic region harbors:
- a CDS encoding GNAT family N-acetyltransferase yields the protein MQIRKYEKRDVAAILKTWESATRLAHPFLEEDFLAQERRNIPELYLPNAETWVAEVDGEVVGFIALIANEIGGLFVEPSHYGRGIGRALVDKAHSENETLEVEVFSKNSIGRRFYTRYGFVKMEEKIHQPTGQNVLRLKFTAGV from the coding sequence ATGCAGATACGGAAGTACGAGAAACGCGATGTCGCAGCCATCCTAAAGACCTGGGAGAGTGCAACCCGGCTTGCACACCCATTCTTGGAAGAAGACTTTCTAGCCCAAGAACGAAGGAACATTCCCGAGTTGTATTTGCCAAATGCAGAGACTTGGGTGGCTGAAGTCGATGGAGAAGTCGTCGGTTTCATCGCACTCATAGCCAATGAGATCGGTGGACTCTTTGTGGAGCCCTCTCACTATGGAAGAGGAATAGGTCGAGCACTCGTTGACAAAGCCCACTCTGAAAATGAGACTCTTGAAGTCGAAGTCTTTTCGAAGAACTCCATCGGCCGTCGATTCTACACCCGGTATGGGTTCGTAAAAATGGAAGAAAAGATCCATCAACCCACGGGGCAAAACGTGCTCCGCCTAAAATTCACCGCAGGCGTATAA